Proteins encoded by one window of Candidatus Odinarchaeum yellowstonii:
- a CDS encoding Lrp/AsnC ligand binding domain-containing protein produces the protein MTVVFIHLKVTPSKISSALNEIKKIDYIKEAYVVTGDYDIIAKLETPDASLASKIIIEKILKIDGVERSSSSIVLPQTD, from the coding sequence TTGACGGTAGTCTTCATTCATTTAAAAGTAACACCTAGTAAGATAAGTTCAGCTCTAAATGAGATTAAAAAAATAGACTACATTAAAGAAGCTTACGTTGTAACAGGTGACTATGATATCATCGCGAAGCTTGAAACCCCTGACGCTTCACTAGCCTCGAAAATTATAATTGAAAAAATCCTTAAAATAGACGGTGTGGAGCGTTCCTCCTCTTCGATTGTTTTACCTCAAACTGATTAA
- a CDS encoding phosphate uptake regulator PhoU: protein MEQRKIIKLGESSLVVSLPKEWIEKFNIKKGDTVDFEISEEGSLIIIPKLILGPAEREVEIIASSDFTPGRLERELIAAYLGNYSTIRVKAEENFTKEQQLEIRSRVKRLTGCQIIESSSSEIVIQNLLRVDELSVDKGIYRAYLITLSMLKDCITSIQELKPELLDNLPQIDDDVDQFYFLILKQLRSGLLDYRTLFKLKLKPIDCLDYFMVMQRIEHIADHINRIADQLKLLFSSSPHCDNILKELLELLTTVYTIFEGAMDSFLIGNIDIANKIINDNMSFKNKREAFKKWFENNKLPPDILVALNFTVDSIFRISDYATDIAEVAINRVI from the coding sequence TTGGAGCAGCGTAAAATAATTAAGCTGGGTGAGTCTTCACTTGTAGTTTCACTTCCAAAAGAGTGGATTGAGAAATTTAACATTAAGAAAGGGGATACTGTAGACTTTGAAATAAGTGAAGAGGGATCGCTTATAATTATCCCGAAACTAATATTAGGGCCCGCTGAACGCGAGGTTGAAATAATAGCTTCATCTGATTTTACACCAGGCCGTCTTGAGCGAGAGCTAATCGCAGCTTACCTAGGGAATTATTCTACTATAAGAGTTAAGGCTGAAGAAAATTTTACTAAAGAGCAGCAATTAGAGATCCGCAGTAGAGTGAAGAGACTAACCGGCTGCCAGATTATTGAGTCAAGTTCAAGTGAGATCGTTATCCAAAATCTTCTAAGAGTTGATGAATTAAGTGTTGATAAAGGAATTTACAGAGCTTATTTAATCACTCTTTCAATGTTAAAAGACTGTATTACCAGCATTCAAGAGTTAAAACCTGAACTTCTAGACAACCTTCCCCAAATTGATGATGACGTGGACCAGTTCTATTTTCTAATTCTCAAACAGTTAAGATCTGGTTTACTAGATTACAGGACTTTGTTTAAACTTAAACTAAAACCAATAGACTGCTTAGACTATTTTATGGTGATGCAGAGAATAGAGCATATAGCCGATCATATAAACAGAATAGCTGACCAGCTAAAACTTTTATTCTCTTCTTCACCGCACTGTGATAATATTCTAAAAGAATTATTAGAACTGTTAACTACAGTTTACACCATATTCGAAGGGGCTATGGACTCTTTTTTAATAGGTAATATCGATATAGCTAATAAGATAATAAATGATAATATGTCGTTTAAAAATAAACGTGAAGCCTTTAAAAAATGGTTTGAAAACAATAAATTACCACCCGACATACTAGTAGCGTTAAATTTCACAGTAGATAGCATATTCAGGATTTCCGACTACGCTACGGATATAGCTGAAGTAGCTATTAACCGGGTAATCTAA
- a CDS encoding Coenzyme F420 hydrogenase/dehydrogenase, beta subunit C-terminal domain — protein sequence MLKVELSKPARKDTYLYPIAKLLKDVVKTERCMLCGGCVAACPVSAIGIKDYKPTLVSTCYVCGICYTHCPRTGLNFDEVEKHVFGRVRSSEDKIGVYSSIAVAKAKDHELNKLGQDGGVITALLKYALDKGYIKGAITTKRLNSTSWEPTPFFANSSNIHETAGSVYSVSASNQLLGRVYHEYANFVGCNLCLNSIALVGTPCQIESFRKMQFSDHGKLKITDIVSLTISMFCWGNYHYDKLKEFLESKGYDLSKITKFSIKKGVLTGYDNGKEVFAFKISELKDIKMPACNECMDLTGELADISVGGQGVSEGWSFVILRTEFGEKLFNEAVEAGYLEKGSSKIASEALKEIIDSSEKKKSQNKVTIENSQDQLVKLSHRI from the coding sequence GTGCTAAAAGTAGAGTTATCCAAGCCAGCGCGGAAAGACACATACCTTTACCCGATAGCTAAATTACTGAAAGATGTTGTTAAAACTGAGAGATGCATGCTGTGCGGCGGCTGCGTAGCAGCTTGTCCTGTCTCAGCTATAGGTATAAAAGATTATAAGCCAACTCTCGTTTCAACGTGCTACGTTTGCGGGATTTGTTACACTCACTGCCCTCGAACAGGATTAAACTTTGATGAAGTAGAGAAACATGTTTTCGGTCGTGTTAGAAGCTCCGAAGATAAAATAGGAGTTTACTCTTCAATAGCTGTAGCTAAAGCGAAGGACCATGAACTAAATAAATTAGGCCAAGACGGCGGCGTGATCACAGCGCTGTTAAAATATGCTTTAGATAAAGGTTATATAAAAGGTGCTATAACAACGAAGAGACTTAACTCAACTTCATGGGAGCCTACCCCCTTCTTCGCGAATTCTAGTAACATTCACGAAACAGCTGGATCAGTGTATTCTGTCTCAGCTAGTAATCAGCTATTAGGTAGGGTATACCATGAATACGCGAACTTCGTTGGTTGCAATTTATGTTTAAACAGCATCGCCTTAGTTGGAACACCATGCCAGATAGAATCCTTCCGAAAAATGCAGTTCTCAGATCACGGTAAACTGAAAATAACCGATATTGTAAGTTTAACTATCAGCATGTTCTGTTGGGGGAACTATCACTATGATAAGTTAAAGGAGTTTCTAGAATCGAAAGGCTACGATTTATCGAAAATAACTAAATTCTCTATTAAGAAAGGTGTTTTAACAGGTTACGATAACGGTAAAGAAGTCTTCGCTTTTAAAATAAGCGAGCTTAAAGATATTAAAATGCCAGCTTGCAATGAATGCATGGATTTAACAGGTGAGCTGGCGGATATTTCAGTAGGAGGTCAAGGGGTATCAGAAGGATGGTCCTTTGTAATACTTAGAACGGAGTTCGGTGAAAAATTATTTAATGAAGCGGTGGAAGCAGGCTATTTAGAAAAAGGTTCATCTAAGATTGCCAGTGAAGCTTTAAAAGAGATTATCGACTCCTCTGAGAAGAAAAAATCGCAGAATAAAGTGACTATCGAGAACTCACAGGACCAGTTGGTTAAATTAAGTCATAGAATTTAA
- the rnhB gene encoding ribonuclease HII — MNDGMILGIDEAGRGPVVGPMVICGAIIREDKLSVLAELNPVDSKKLSPRQREWFREKLEKLLDGYKILVVEPREIDAYVVRNRLNHLETVKFLEIIRFFKPSEVYVDAPVLRTERFARILSVKLDYKPRIIAENKAEKYHIVAAASILAKTTRDRLINELEKVYGEFGTGYCHDPKTINFINNWIQKHRSLPDIVRKSWVTSKNWVNKFLQTKLTF; from the coding sequence ATGAATGATGGAATGATTTTAGGAATTGACGAAGCCGGCAGAGGGCCTGTAGTAGGCCCGATGGTTATATGCGGCGCGATTATAAGAGAAGATAAGTTGAGCGTGTTAGCTGAGTTAAACCCGGTTGACTCTAAGAAACTCTCTCCAAGGCAGCGAGAATGGTTTAGAGAAAAACTAGAGAAATTATTAGACGGATATAAAATACTGGTTGTGGAGCCGCGTGAAATAGACGCTTACGTTGTTAGAAACAGATTAAACCATTTAGAGACAGTTAAATTCTTAGAGATAATACGATTCTTTAAACCATCAGAAGTCTACGTGGACGCTCCTGTGCTGCGCACAGAAAGGTTTGCACGCATATTAAGTGTTAAATTAGATTATAAACCTCGCATTATAGCTGAAAACAAAGCTGAAAAATATCATATTGTAGCAGCGGCTTCTATCCTAGCTAAAACTACACGTGACAGATTGATAAATGAATTAGAGAAAGTTTACGGCGAGTTTGGAACAGGTTACTGTCACGATCCAAAAACTATAAACTTCATTAACAACTGGATTCAAAAACACAGATCGCTACCTGATATAGTTAGAAAGTCATGGGTTACATCTAAAAACTGGGTGAACAAGTTTCTACAAACTAAACTGACATTTTAA
- a CDS encoding ATP-binding cassette domain-containing protein — MEVAVKAVNLTKRFGDFLAVDHLSFEIYKGEIFGLLGPNGAGKTTTLRMLCTLLPPSEGTALIEGFDIIKESSKVRRVLGVVSEGINLYDDLTAKENLELLGRLYNIPKRILNSKIESSLSLIGLSERADSLVKTFSTGMRKKLLIIAALLHDPKILLLDEVTSGLDPQTAVSLRELGKRLCKEENITIIWTTHYIEEPEKICDRVAIIDNGRILALNTPEEIKQMVMDSTIVDISCKTYVESSVIEQIKQLDHSLKIYPKPTGLTILYERDKNLLTDVFKILAENNIPVIDVKKHTPTLEEAYLHLTGNNLRGGVKV; from the coding sequence ATGGAAGTCGCCGTGAAAGCTGTTAATCTAACTAAACGTTTCGGTGATTTTCTAGCAGTGGATCATTTAAGCTTCGAAATTTATAAAGGGGAGATATTCGGCCTTCTAGGCCCTAACGGCGCCGGTAAAACCACAACTCTTAGAATGTTATGTACTCTTCTACCTCCATCTGAGGGAACAGCTTTAATTGAAGGATTTGATATAATAAAGGAATCTAGTAAGGTTAGACGCGTTTTAGGTGTTGTATCTGAGGGAATAAACCTGTACGATGATCTAACAGCTAAAGAGAACCTTGAACTTCTAGGTAGATTATATAATATTCCTAAAAGAATATTAAACTCTAAAATAGAATCCTCTCTCAGTTTAATAGGCTTATCTGAAAGAGCTGATAGCCTAGTTAAAACGTTCTCAACAGGTATGCGCAAAAAACTGCTTATAATCGCAGCGCTACTCCACGACCCGAAGATTTTACTTTTAGATGAGGTGACAAGCGGCTTAGATCCTCAGACAGCTGTGAGCCTAAGAGAATTAGGTAAAAGACTGTGTAAAGAAGAGAATATAACGATTATTTGGACGACACATTATATCGAGGAACCTGAGAAAATTTGTGATCGAGTGGCTATCATTGACAACGGTCGGATTCTAGCCTTGAACACCCCTGAGGAAATAAAACAGATGGTTATGGATTCTACTATAGTAGATATCTCATGCAAAACCTATGTTGAATCAAGTGTTATCGAGCAAATAAAACAGCTAGATCATAGCTTAAAAATCTATCCTAAACCGACAGGTTTAACGATCCTATATGAGAGGGATAAAAATCTTTTAACTGACGTGTTTAAAATTCTAGCTGAGAACAATATACCAGTAATCGATGTTAAAAAACACACGCCTACCCTTGAAGAAGCCTACCTGCATCTTACTGGAAATAATTTAAGAGGGGGTGTTAAAGTTTAA
- a CDS encoding ABC transporter permease — MLKFKRLIADSILIAKKELLQLWRDKASLIFTFLIPVTIMAAFTFAIPKAQSQVNLQIGVYDADKTSLSTNIIGVLNNSNLEVKYTAESFENLKNMVELGKIAGAVVIPRGFTQALERLNFMNLTVIVDNSKRDVLNVLLSNIQKNSNQLIQVFKDYLKDAVVENITDIHRLLYDLRDNASTAALLVYGIPAVYISGNSSIGLDGWEQLYLNYKTQIEAGLITIYQINNFANESSYLYLQTILSSYPSEIREWALNYLQIFHYNWNATFVNAYPTESEVYSVLPRFRGESVLSLITLNYLNSTLSNSELNLFYNVYLNFSLSNWNNTALIDRFILQYATQNLSLSTSLIEDIYNLGVNPTEDGLNTVADNFLNNVFSNQVNQIGVNEEKIGGDIESGVATGIMVLGFALIFSCFDDIAGAMAREREKGTMPRLFLTPMNKLSFFLGKTISSITLTLMRATILLLMYLYLLGGVMVGSLLLFYLISIMIAILTISLGFVISARDISSRGVIILEIALMVPLIFFTGILMPKELMPPIAQIFQEYLPYWYTNDALRRVVLLGQGLEYIGFNLIVVAVSSLILFALAAVLTKRSI; from the coding sequence GTGTTAAAGTTTAAACGACTAATCGCTGACTCGATTTTAATCGCTAAAAAAGAGCTACTTCAACTATGGCGTGATAAAGCCTCTCTTATATTCACTTTTCTAATTCCGGTAACGATTATGGCTGCTTTCACATTTGCTATACCTAAGGCTCAATCCCAGGTTAATCTTCAAATAGGAGTCTACGACGCGGATAAAACCAGTTTATCAACAAATATAATCGGTGTATTAAATAACTCTAATCTCGAAGTAAAATACACTGCTGAAAGCTTCGAGAACCTTAAAAATATGGTTGAGCTTGGTAAAATCGCTGGAGCTGTGGTGATTCCACGTGGATTCACGCAGGCTTTAGAACGCTTAAATTTCATGAATTTAACAGTCATCGTGGATAATAGTAAGCGCGACGTTTTAAATGTTCTATTATCTAATATTCAAAAAAACTCTAACCAACTCATTCAAGTTTTCAAAGACTATTTAAAAGATGCGGTAGTAGAGAATATAACAGACATCCACCGGCTGTTATACGATTTAAGAGATAACGCTTCAACAGCCGCATTATTAGTATACGGTATACCAGCGGTATATATTTCAGGTAATTCCAGTATTGGCTTAGACGGGTGGGAGCAGCTTTATTTAAACTATAAAACGCAGATTGAAGCCGGTTTAATAACCATATATCAGATTAACAATTTCGCAAATGAAAGCTCATATCTATATCTTCAAACTATTCTATCAAGCTACCCTAGTGAAATACGAGAGTGGGCTCTCAACTACTTGCAGATATTCCACTATAACTGGAACGCGACTTTTGTAAACGCTTACCCCACTGAAAGCGAAGTCTACAGTGTTCTCCCGAGATTTAGAGGTGAAAGCGTGCTCTCCCTCATAACTTTAAATTATCTTAACTCAACTCTCTCAAATAGCGAGTTAAACCTCTTCTATAATGTTTACTTAAACTTCTCTCTTTCAAACTGGAATAACACCGCTTTAATCGACAGGTTTATTCTTCAGTACGCTACTCAAAATTTATCTTTGAGTACCTCGTTGATTGAAGATATTTACAATCTAGGGGTTAACCCTACTGAAGATGGGTTAAACACGGTTGCAGATAATTTCTTAAATAATGTGTTTAGCAATCAAGTGAATCAGATAGGCGTTAACGAGGAGAAAATCGGCGGAGACATAGAGTCAGGTGTAGCCACCGGAATAATGGTTTTAGGTTTCGCGCTTATTTTCAGCTGTTTCGATGATATAGCTGGAGCGATGGCCCGTGAACGAGAGAAGGGGACGATGCCTAGACTTTTTCTAACACCTATGAATAAGCTGAGCTTCTTTCTAGGTAAAACCATCTCAAGCATTACTTTAACTTTAATGAGAGCTACAATACTGCTGCTGATGTATCTTTATCTTTTAGGTGGGGTGATGGTTGGTAGCCTACTCTTATTTTACTTAATTTCTATAATGATTGCTATACTCACTATATCGTTAGGTTTCGTTATATCTGCTAGAGATATCAGTTCAAGGGGTGTGATTATTCTAGAAATAGCGTTAATGGTTCCTTTAATATTCTTTACAGGGATACTTATGCCCAAGGAGTTGATGCCGCCGATAGCTCAAATATTCCAAGAATATTTACCATACTGGTATACTAATGACGCGCTTAGAAGGGTGGTTTTACTCGGTCAGGGATTAGAGTATATCGGATTCAATTTAATTGTAGTTGCTGTCTCCTCTCTTATATTATTCGCGCTAGCCGCTGTTCTCACGAAGAGGAGTATATGA
- a CDS encoding ATP-binding protein: MHIIAKKGDEIILPGGESDGEIGENYILLDEKGRGLIVQLVEINFSANLQPELNENTTYKQLPSKERCLRYKILMEVRREDNNIKLSEWTGWIPASISEIMKIKLQWLLENIRGKPKYPIYLGYTVQHEKIFFDAYYFQGITLIIGKKGSGKSHLSKLILKELVKKGCRIIVFDINDEYSSLSRVEDKNQQKIIQLTPGDNLKFNLEYVGMDVLYDVLTGPLRLPEISAIAFRNIWSTLERKNYLKITELVKAVNSESNPYVREALYKRIQQIIETGVFEDEAGEKPVLQQLIDEIKNGGALIINLKRTSQIARIITVQTIIRKLQSMLEKGELPLWLIAEEAHFYISKASLEDIVSRIRHIGLYQIYVTNSPQFLPELIIRQTDNIFLFKLVDRRDIDYISPAANLDGETLNYIVKSLPFRRCLVTGELTKNYPLILEVSSAKIFESGKSRLFLK; the protein is encoded by the coding sequence ATGCATATAATAGCAAAAAAAGGGGATGAAATAATACTTCCCGGAGGGGAAAGCGACGGAGAGATAGGTGAAAACTATATTTTATTAGATGAAAAAGGTCGAGGTTTAATAGTACAATTAGTGGAGATCAATTTCTCAGCTAACCTACAACCGGAGTTAAACGAGAATACAACCTATAAACAGTTACCCTCCAAGGAGAGATGTCTTAGATATAAAATTCTCATGGAGGTTCGAAGAGAAGATAATAATATTAAACTCTCTGAGTGGACTGGTTGGATACCTGCTAGCATATCTGAAATTATGAAAATTAAATTGCAGTGGCTGCTTGAAAATATAAGAGGTAAACCGAAGTATCCTATTTATCTAGGATATACTGTTCAACATGAAAAAATATTTTTCGACGCATATTATTTTCAAGGAATCACATTGATAATAGGTAAAAAGGGTAGTGGGAAAAGTCATCTATCAAAATTAATTCTAAAAGAGCTTGTAAAGAAAGGTTGTAGAATAATTGTTTTCGATATTAATGATGAGTACTCTAGTTTAAGCAGAGTTGAAGATAAAAATCAACAGAAGATTATTCAGCTTACCCCAGGAGATAATCTTAAATTTAATCTAGAATACGTCGGCATGGATGTCCTCTATGATGTTTTAACAGGTCCTCTTAGACTACCTGAGATATCTGCGATAGCTTTCAGAAATATTTGGAGCACACTTGAAAGAAAAAACTATCTCAAAATAACTGAATTAGTTAAAGCGGTTAACTCGGAGAGTAACCCATATGTAAGGGAGGCCTTATACAAGAGAATACAACAAATCATTGAGACAGGGGTCTTCGAAGATGAAGCGGGGGAGAAGCCGGTGCTTCAACAATTAATAGATGAAATAAAAAATGGAGGGGCGTTAATAATAAATCTTAAGCGAACCAGTCAAATAGCTAGAATAATTACAGTTCAAACAATTATAAGAAAACTCCAGAGCATGTTAGAGAAAGGTGAACTGCCTTTATGGCTGATAGCTGAAGAAGCTCATTTCTACATATCTAAAGCCTCTCTAGAAGATATAGTCAGCAGAATAAGGCATATCGGCCTCTACCAGATATATGTAACTAACAGCCCTCAATTTTTACCAGAGCTAATAATAAGACAAACCGACAACATATTTTTATTTAAACTCGTAGATAGGAGAGACATAGACTACATTTCTCCTGCAGCGAACCTAGACGGTGAGACATTAAATTATATAGTTAAATCTCTTCCATTCAGGAGATGTCTCGTAACAGGTGAGCTAACTAAAAACTATCCGCTAATACTTGAAGTCAGCTCAGCAAAAATATTTGAAAGCGGTAAGTCAAGGCTTTTTCTGAAATAA
- the hisG gene encoding ATP phosphoribosyltransferase: MSLLKIALPKGSLLDATLELFKQAGYEIKGSDRSYRPWINDPEISLKLLRPQEIPRLVEQGIYDLGISGLDWVNETMSNVVKIANLEYGLVRIVLAIPAQWSEINSLSDLIEHCYKQGKPLRISTEYINSAKNYLMQNPIYRKLYGESEPEVITPWYKFGSNPNVKIMLSFGATEAKPPDEAEAIIDNTETGTTIQSNNLKIVETLSASSALLVASENAMKDPWKKEKIMDVAMLLRSVVNARGKIHIFVNVQEKNLPKLLEKLPALKKPTISKLAGTDDWYSLNTIIPKEYFISIVPLLRKYAQGLVVHVPRQVLPLEGFSE; the protein is encoded by the coding sequence ATGAGTTTATTAAAAATTGCTTTACCTAAAGGGTCTTTGCTAGATGCTACTCTAGAATTATTTAAACAAGCTGGATATGAAATAAAAGGCTCCGATCGCTCGTATAGACCTTGGATCAATGACCCGGAAATTTCACTGAAACTTCTCCGCCCTCAAGAAATACCGAGACTTGTAGAACAAGGTATTTACGATTTAGGTATCTCGGGTTTAGATTGGGTTAATGAGACTATGTCTAATGTTGTTAAAATAGCGAATCTCGAATACGGCCTTGTTCGTATAGTCTTAGCGATTCCAGCGCAGTGGAGTGAAATCAACTCCCTATCAGATTTAATAGAACACTGTTATAAGCAGGGTAAACCTTTACGCATATCTACAGAGTATATTAACTCAGCTAAAAATTATTTAATGCAGAACCCGATTTATAGAAAGCTTTACGGTGAATCTGAGCCTGAAGTTATAACGCCTTGGTATAAATTTGGGAGTAACCCTAACGTTAAAATAATGCTCTCATTCGGGGCTACTGAAGCTAAACCCCCGGATGAAGCTGAAGCAATTATCGATAACACAGAAACAGGGACAACTATTCAAAGCAATAATTTAAAGATTGTTGAGACTCTCTCAGCATCCAGCGCTCTTCTAGTGGCTTCCGAAAATGCTATGAAGGATCCATGGAAGAAAGAAAAAATCATGGATGTAGCGATGCTGCTTAGAAGCGTAGTTAATGCTAGAGGTAAAATTCATATCTTCGTTAACGTTCAAGAGAAGAATCTTCCAAAACTTTTGGAGAAGCTTCCAGCTTTAAAAAAACCCACAATCTCTAAGCTAGCCGGTACTGATGACTGGTATTCTCTAAACACAATTATCCCTAAAGAATATTTTATATCAATAGTTCCCTTACTTAGAAAATACGCGCAAGGTTTAGTAGTTCACGTGCCAAGGCAGGTACTCCCATTAGAAGGGTTTAGTGAATAA
- the hisD gene encoding histidinol dehydrogenase yields MEFKIYTLKEAHSYLKEKLVNRGRTRSIEVMDKVTKIVSDVRKYGDAALIAFTKEFDRVELTPESIKVSIREIENAYSQVSKEFINAIKLAKANIEKFHTLQLKTLWFTETSKGIFVGQKYAPISSVGIYVPGGRASYPSTVLMAGIPAKVAGVSEIVLCSPPDLKGGLPPPILVAANEIGITKIFKVGGAQAIAAMAYGTETIPRVEKIVGPGNIYVTTAKLIVSSDVRIDLPAGPSEILILADASANPSFIACDLMAQAEHDPNAYCILLSDSNILINNVIEVLKSRIPCSDRREIIERALDSNSLFIQVANMGEALSFINDFAPEHLELMVKDPFKLIPNIRNSGAIFLGEMSPVALGDLIAGSNHILPTGGYAKTYSGLSVNDFLKSIDLVYATKEGLKGVSDALSKIAESEKLLEHKKSVDVRLKDER; encoded by the coding sequence ATGGAATTTAAAATATACACTTTAAAAGAAGCTCATAGCTATCTTAAAGAGAAGCTTGTAAATAGAGGTAGAACTCGCTCCATTGAAGTGATGGATAAAGTCACTAAAATCGTCTCCGATGTCCGTAAATACGGGGATGCGGCCTTAATAGCTTTCACAAAAGAGTTCGATAGAGTAGAGTTAACACCTGAGAGCATAAAGGTCTCGATAAGAGAGATTGAAAACGCATACAGCCAGGTTAGTAAAGAATTTATCAACGCTATTAAACTTGCTAAAGCTAATATTGAAAAATTTCACACTCTTCAATTAAAAACTCTCTGGTTCACTGAGACATCTAAAGGTATATTTGTAGGTCAGAAATACGCCCCCATCTCCTCTGTAGGAATTTATGTTCCGGGTGGAAGAGCTAGCTATCCGTCAACAGTTTTAATGGCCGGGATCCCTGCTAAAGTAGCCGGCGTCAGTGAAATAGTGTTATGCTCCCCGCCTGATTTGAAAGGTGGACTACCACCCCCTATATTAGTAGCGGCTAATGAAATCGGTATCACTAAAATATTTAAAGTTGGAGGAGCTCAAGCAATAGCGGCGATGGCTTATGGAACCGAAACAATTCCTAGAGTTGAAAAAATAGTCGGACCTGGAAACATATATGTTACTACAGCCAAGCTTATAGTAAGCAGTGATGTTAGAATAGATCTACCAGCCGGCCCCTCTGAGATCTTAATCCTAGCTGACGCCTCAGCGAATCCAAGTTTTATAGCCTGCGATTTGATGGCTCAAGCTGAACATGATCCTAACGCCTACTGCATATTATTATCTGATTCAAATATCTTAATCAACAATGTTATCGAAGTTTTGAAATCGCGAATACCTTGCTCTGATAGAAGAGAGATCATTGAGAGAGCTTTAGATTCTAATAGCTTATTCATTCAAGTAGCGAATATGGGCGAAGCTCTAAGTTTTATTAACGATTTCGCCCCGGAACACCTCGAATTAATGGTTAAAGATCCTTTCAAACTCATCCCTAATATTAGAAATAGCGGCGCTATATTTCTAGGTGAAATGTCACCGGTGGCTTTAGGTGATCTCATAGCAGGTTCAAACCACATTCTACCAACAGGCGGCTACGCTAAAACATACTCCGGTTTATCCGTAAACGACTTTCTTAAGTCAATAGATTTAGTCTACGCTACTAAAGAGGGTCTTAAGGGAGTCAGTGACGCTTTATCAAAGATAGCTGAATCTGAGAAACTTTTAGAACATAAAAAATCAGTTGACGTGAGGCTTAAAGATGAGCGGTAA